The following is a genomic window from Blattabacterium cuenoti.
TTCTGTTCCTGATGAAGATGAAGATGAAGATGAAACATAATCTATTTCTAGATTACCACTTGCTACTTTTTTCACTTCTTTTTCTACATTATCACTTTCTACTTTTTTTACTTCTTTTTCTACATTACCACTTGCTACTTTTTTCACTTCTTTTTCTACATTACCACTTGCTACTTTTTTTACTTCTTGTTCTACATTACCACTTGCTACTTTTTTCACTTCTTGTTCTTCTACATTACCACTTGCTACTTTTTTTACTTCTTGTTCTACATTACCACTTGCTACTTTTTTTACTTCTTGTTCTACATTACCACTTGCTACTTTTTTTACTTCTTTTTCTACATTACCACTTGCTACTTTTTTTACTTCTTGTTCTACATTACCACTTGCTACTTTTTTTACTTCTTTTTCTACATTACCACTTGCTACTTTTTTTACTTCTTTTTCTACATTATCACTTTCTACTTTTTTTACTTCTTGTTCTACATTACCACTTGCTACTTTTTTTACTTCTTTTTCTACATTATCACTTTCTACTTTTTTTACTTCTTGTTCTACATTACCACTTGCTACTTTTTTTACTTCTTTTTCTACATTACCACTTGCTACTTTTTTCACTTCTTGTTCTACATTACCACTTGCTACTTTTTTCACTTCTTGTTCTACATTACCACTTGCTACTTTTTTCACTTCTTGTTCTACATTACCACTTGCTACTTTTTTCACTTCTTGTTCTACATTACCACTTGCTACTTTTTTCACTTCTTGTTCTACATTACCACTTGCTACTTTTTTCACTTCTTGTTCTACATTACCACTTGCTACTTTTTTCACTTCTTGTTCTTCTACATTACCATTTTTATTTATTTGTTCTTTTTGTTTTGTATCTTTATCTACAATCATCACTTTTTAATTTTATTTCTTCTTGTTTTTGCATATTCAATACCATATTTATTTAGTTTAACAGTAATAAAACGTAAAATACGTTCATCTTGTCTTAATTTCAATTCTAAACTAGAAATTAAATTAGCATAAAACAAAAATTCAAATAAATGATAACAACCACTTTGTTTTTTTTTAATTGAATAAGCTAATTGTTTCAAGCCCCAATGTTCCTGATAAACTATCTGTCCATCTTTTTGTATCATATAATCCTCGTATTCTTTTACCGTTTGTTTTGCTTGTTCCTCAGAAAGAATAGGGGTAATGATTATAACACTTTCATAATGTGTAAGCATTTAATTATACATTTAAAAAACATAAATCTATATTTTTATGCTTTATTGTCAAAAAAAATATCAAATTTTTTCCATAATTTGTTTGATTAATTTATTTATCCTTCGTATGCAAGATGCTTGTCCTAACATTTCTAAAATAATTAAAAGATTCACACCTTTTAGTTTTCCTACTAAAGCAAAACGAAGTAATTCCATAATTTTACGTTTTACTTTTGTTTTTTCATCAAAAATATTTTTCAAATTTTCCAAATTAAACAAAGAAATATTGTATAATGATTTTTTTAAATCTTCTAACAAATCTAAATTTGGTACATTACAAATTTTTTTTAAAAAATCAGATTCATATGAATATGGATCCACAAAAAAGTAAAAAGTGTGTTCCCATATATCATGAATAAAATAAAGTCTATCAATGACAAGATGTATAATTTTTAAAAGATAAGTTCTATTATTATATTGTATTGAACGCTTTTTCAGTTCATTTTGAAGAAATAAAATGATAATATTATCTATATTTTTTGTTTTTTTTAAATATTGTTTATTCAACCATTGTAACTTTTTAAAATTGAAAACAATTCCTGATTTTGATATTTGTTTTAAAGAAAATAAATGAATTAATTCTTTTTTTGAAAAAATTTCTTTTTTCCCTACCCCCCCTACAGGATTCCATCCCAATAAAGCTAACATATTTACAATAGTTTCTGGAAAAAATCCTAATTCTCGATACCCTTTGATTGTTGTAGTATTATCTTTTTTCCATTGCAAAGGATAAATTGGACAATCTAAACTCATGTTTCTTTTACTTATTTTGCCTATTCCATTATTGTTTAATATCAAAGGTAAATGTGCAAATTTAGGATTGTTCCATCCAAATGCTCTATATAATAACAAGTGAAATGGCATAGAGGGCAACCACTCCTCTCCTCTAATAACATGAGTAATTTTCATTAAAAAATCATCAATTGTACTGGCCAAATGATAAGTAGGATAACCATTAGA
Proteins encoded in this region:
- the gltX gene encoding glutamate--tRNA ligase; protein product: MLDIVDRRVVVRVRFAPSPTGPLHLGGLRTALYNYLFAKKHRGKFILRIEDTDRQRLVPNSESYILEALKWCKIEPDEGVGYGGPYFPYYQSKRLDIYRFYLNKLLDKDNAYYAFDTDKELNEKRKEYNNLGLNFSYNYSIRMNLNNSLSMNKQELKIKINSGIPYVIRFKIQPGKILKIYDLIRGNIEINTDELDDKILLKSNGYPTYHLASTIDDFLMKITHVIRGEEWLPSMPFHLLLYRAFGWNNPKFAHLPLILNNNGIGKISKRNMSLDCPIYPLQWKKDNTTTIKGYRELGFFPETIVNMLALLGWNPVGGVGKKEIFSKKELIHLFSLKQISKSGIVFNFKKLQWLNKQYLKKTKNIDNIIILFLQNELKKRSIQYNNRTYLLKIIHLVIDRLYFIHDIWEHTFYFFVDPYSYESDFLKKICNVPNLDLLEDLKKSLYNISLFNLENLKNIFDEKTKVKRKIMELLRFALVGKLKGVNLLIILEMLGQASCIRRINKLIKQIMEKI
- the rpsF gene encoding 30S ribosomal protein S6; this translates as MLTHYESVIIITPILSEEQAKQTVKEYEDYMIQKDGQIVYQEHWGLKQLAYSIKKKQSGCYHLFEFLFYANLISSLELKLRQDERILRFITVKLNKYGIEYAKTRRNKIKK